Proteins encoded together in one Candidatus Sulfotelmatobacter sp. window:
- a CDS encoding protein kinase — MPLTAGTKLGPYEIQSPLGAGGMGEVYRARDARLNREVAIKILPASFSRDPERLQRFAQESRAAAALNHPNILSIFDIGEDRDAPYVVSELLEGETLRDRLRNGALPSRKAIDYAVHIASGLAAAHDKGIVHRDLKPENIFITGDGRVKILDFGLAKLTRPEEDLSGNAPTQQVGTEAGTVMGTAGYMSPEQVRGKPTDARSDIFSFGAVLYEMLSGKRAFHGDSSVDTMSAILKEDPPELSETNRNVSPALERIVRHCLEKNPAERFQSARDVAFNLEALTDISTTGRGGVRALPEEKPAGRWLIPSVAVLLLLASWAGVYRLGRGGARPANPTFHEVTFRNGTIWDARFAPDGQTVIYGAAWDGRPQEIFSTRFDSSDSRSLGLPAAQILSISSKGEMAVSLHPGVSGPFAQAGTLARVPLAGGAPREMLDDILWADWTPDGQSLALIRNGLTRLSYLEFPAGTRIYEPNGWVSHVRFSPGGDFLAVADHVAGGDDGRVVILDVHGNHKASSSYYTSVEGLAWAPSGKEVWFSAVPAGAARSIYALDFAGKERLIYRSPGGLTIHDISRTGLVLLTADKSRLSLSALPPGETRERSLSWFDWTLLLDMSADGKTLLFSETGEAAGANYSLYLRKTDGSPAVRLGDGGFGALSPDGQWVISSVGAPAKLTLLPTGVGEPRQLTDDKTDHYYFAWLPDSKSIVYTTAEPGHGPRSYLLDLQGGTPRPLTPEGTSGSLVTPDGKSLLASDGKRQRWLYPIAGGEPQKIDVVINPDERIMGFFPDGASLRLRTLTIPSQISRVDLATGKRELLQQIAPADPAGVMNLPVIKFSADGKSYAYSTGRLLSDLYVVDGLK, encoded by the coding sequence ATGCCCCTGACCGCTGGCACGAAGCTTGGCCCTTATGAGATTCAATCGCCGCTGGGAGCGGGCGGCATGGGAGAGGTGTACCGTGCCCGCGACGCACGCCTGAATCGCGAAGTCGCGATTAAGATTCTGCCCGCATCTTTCTCCCGCGATCCCGAACGTCTGCAACGATTCGCGCAGGAATCGCGTGCAGCGGCCGCGCTGAATCATCCCAACATTCTTTCTATTTTCGATATTGGCGAGGACCGCGATGCGCCCTACGTTGTTTCCGAACTTCTGGAAGGCGAGACTCTTCGCGACCGTCTGCGCAACGGTGCGCTGCCCTCGCGCAAAGCGATCGACTACGCGGTGCACATCGCCAGCGGCCTGGCCGCCGCTCACGATAAAGGAATCGTCCATCGCGATCTGAAGCCGGAGAACATTTTCATCACCGGCGACGGGCGGGTAAAAATTCTCGACTTCGGCCTGGCCAAGCTCACTCGCCCGGAGGAAGATCTCTCCGGCAACGCGCCTACGCAGCAGGTCGGCACCGAAGCCGGAACCGTGATGGGCACTGCCGGGTACATGTCGCCCGAGCAGGTGCGCGGCAAGCCCACCGATGCGCGCTCCGACATTTTCTCTTTTGGCGCGGTGCTGTATGAAATGCTCTCCGGCAAGCGGGCATTCCACGGCGATTCTTCCGTCGATACCATGAGCGCCATTCTCAAAGAGGATCCGCCGGAACTTTCCGAGACCAACCGCAATGTTTCGCCGGCGCTGGAACGGATCGTCCGTCATTGCCTCGAAAAAAATCCTGCGGAGCGTTTTCAATCGGCGCGCGATGTGGCTTTCAATCTGGAAGCTCTGACCGATATCTCGACTACCGGCCGGGGCGGCGTGCGGGCTCTGCCGGAAGAAAAACCAGCTGGTCGCTGGCTGATTCCATCTGTGGCGGTCTTGCTTTTGCTGGCGTCATGGGCGGGCGTCTATCGTCTGGGTCGCGGCGGGGCGCGCCCCGCGAATCCAACGTTTCATGAAGTCACGTTCCGCAATGGCACTATTTGGGACGCGCGCTTCGCGCCGGACGGCCAGACCGTGATCTACGGCGCCGCCTGGGACGGCCGCCCGCAGGAAATTTTCTCCACTCGTTTCGACAGCTCCGACTCTCGTTCCCTTGGCTTGCCGGCGGCGCAAATTCTTTCCATCTCGTCCAAAGGCGAGATGGCCGTCTCGCTGCATCCTGGGGTTTCCGGTCCCTTTGCCCAGGCTGGAACGCTGGCGCGCGTTCCTCTCGCCGGCGGCGCTCCGCGGGAAATGCTCGACGATATTCTTTGGGCGGATTGGACGCCGGACGGACAGTCTCTCGCGCTGATTCGCAATGGGTTGACGCGCCTCTCGTATCTGGAATTTCCCGCGGGCACCAGGATCTATGAGCCCAACGGCTGGGTCAGCCACGTGCGCTTTTCTCCGGGCGGAGATTTCCTTGCGGTCGCCGATCACGTTGCCGGCGGAGACGACGGCCGCGTCGTCATTCTTGACGTGCATGGAAACCACAAGGCCAGCTCTTCTTATTACACGAGTGTCGAGGGTCTGGCCTGGGCACCCAGCGGCAAGGAAGTCTGGTTCTCGGCCGTGCCTGCCGGAGCCGCGCGCTCCATCTATGCTCTCGACTTCGCCGGCAAAGAGCGCCTTATCTATCGTTCGCCCGGCGGACTGACGATTCATGACATCAGTCGAACCGGTCTTGTGCTCCTAACCGCCGACAAGTCTCGCCTTTCGCTCTCTGCGCTACCACCGGGGGAGACGCGGGAGCGCAGCCTCTCCTGGTTTGACTGGACGTTGCTCCTCGACATGTCCGCCGACGGCAAGACTCTCTTGTTCTCCGAGACCGGAGAAGCCGCGGGCGCCAACTACAGTCTTTATCTGCGCAAGACCGATGGCTCACCGGCCGTTCGGCTGGGCGATGGAGGCTTTGGCGCTCTTTCTCCCGACGGCCAGTGGGTAATCTCCTCGGTGGGAGCGCCAGCCAAGTTAACTCTCCTGCCTACCGGCGTCGGCGAACCCAGGCAACTCACTGACGACAAAACCGACCACTACTACTTCGCCTGGCTGCCGGACAGCAAATCCATCGTCTACACCACAGCCGAACCCGGTCACGGCCCACGCAGCTACTTGCTCGATCTTCAGGGTGGAACGCCCCGCCCGCTCACGCCCGAAGGCACTAGCGGCAGCCTAGTCACCCCCGACGGCAAATCTCTTCTCGCCAGCGACGGCAAGCGCCAGCGCTGGCTCTACCCCATTGCCGGCGGCGAGCCACAAAAAATCGACGTCGTCATCAACCCCGACGAACGGATCATGGGCTTTTTCCCCGACGGCGCGAGCCTCCGCCTGCGCACCCTGACTATCCCGAGCCAGATCAGTCGTGTCGACCTCGCAACCGGCAAACGGGAACTATTGCAGCAAATCGCTCCCGCCGATCCCGCGGGCGTGATGAATCTCCCCGTCATCAAATTCAGCGCCGACGGAAAATCCTACGCCTACTCCACCGGCAGACTTCTCTCCGACCTTTACGTAGTTGATGGGCTAAAGTAG
- a CDS encoding GntR family transcriptional regulator — MDHEWNDSQPIYRQLRDRVVAMILDGVLKEGDPLPSVRTVAAEYRVNPLTVLKSYQQLVDERLVESRRGLGMFINAGARSMLKQGERQKFLAEEWPRIHATIQRLGLTPKELLEAAKEKPKP; from the coding sequence ATGGATCATGAGTGGAATGACAGTCAACCGATTTACCGCCAACTTCGCGACCGCGTGGTCGCGATGATACTCGACGGCGTCCTGAAGGAGGGCGATCCGTTGCCTTCGGTGCGCACCGTCGCCGCCGAGTATCGGGTAAATCCGCTCACGGTCCTGAAGAGCTATCAGCAACTGGTGGACGAGCGTCTGGTCGAGAGCAGGCGCGGCCTCGGGATGTTCATCAACGCGGGCGCACGGAGCATGCTAAAGCAAGGCGAGCGGCAGAAATTTCTGGCGGAAGAATGGCCCAGGATTCACGCCACCATTCAGCGCCTCGGCCTGACTCCGAAAGAATTGCTGGAGGCGGCAAAGGAGAAACCGAAGCCATGA
- a CDS encoding ABC transporter ATP-binding protein gives MTVIETAMTEPAKIEPAVIEARGLRKSFGRTIALDGVDLHIREGRIVGLIGPNGAGKTTALNAILGLTPYQGELKVLGRDPWNEREHLMRDVCFISDVAVLPRWIKVSQTLDYVAGVHPRFDRAKAVSFLAKTNIQRQKKVRELSKGMVTQLHLALVMAIDARLLVLDEPTLGLDILYRKQFYDSLLNDYFDGRRTVVVTTHQVEEVEHVLTDLMFIDRGRIVFNCSMEEIESRYVELAANPEQLATARALKPIHERQIIGRTFLLFDLRGNQIGRNQLAALGEVRTPNITDLFVAVMSGNASATATANPGATPSSNKGVVV, from the coding sequence ATGACCGTGATCGAAACGGCAATGACCGAACCGGCAAAGATCGAACCGGCAGTGATCGAAGCCCGCGGTTTGCGCAAGTCCTTCGGCAGGACCATTGCGCTTGATGGGGTCGATTTGCATATAAGAGAAGGTCGCATCGTCGGCCTCATCGGACCGAACGGCGCCGGCAAGACCACCGCCCTGAACGCGATTCTCGGCCTCACTCCTTATCAGGGAGAACTGAAGGTTCTGGGGCGCGATCCCTGGAACGAGCGCGAACATCTGATGCGCGATGTTTGTTTTATTTCCGATGTAGCTGTCCTTCCTCGCTGGATCAAGGTTTCGCAAACGCTGGACTACGTCGCCGGAGTTCACCCGCGCTTCGACCGCGCCAAGGCGGTAAGCTTCCTGGCCAAGACCAACATCCAGCGTCAGAAAAAAGTTCGGGAACTATCTAAAGGCATGGTCACGCAACTGCATCTGGCTCTGGTCATGGCCATCGACGCCAGATTGCTGGTGCTTGACGAACCCACACTCGGCCTCGACATCCTCTACCGCAAACAGTTCTACGATTCGTTATTGAACGATTATTTCGACGGCCGCCGCACCGTCGTCGTGACTACGCATCAAGTCGAAGAGGTCGAGCACGTCCTCACCGATCTCATGTTCATCGACCGCGGCCGCATCGTGTTCAATTGCAGCATGGAAGAGATCGAGTCGCGCTACGTGGAACTGGCGGCGAATCCTGAGCAGCTCGCAACCGCGCGCGCTCTCAAGCCGATTCATGAGCGCCAGATAATCGGCCGCACCTTCCTGCTATTCGATCTAAGAGGAAATCAGATCGGCCGCAACCAACTCGCCGCGCTGGGTGAAGTCCGCACGCCGAACATCACGGACCTGTTTGTCGCCGTGATGAGCGGTAATGCAAGCGCAACAGCAACCGCGAATCCGGGCGCAACTCCAAGTTCAAATAAAGGAGTCGTTGTATGA
- a CDS encoding ABC transporter permease, translating into MTSPSNATLESLGSPRIPTPASSAPHPFYWSVRRELWENRSLYIAPLAVAALILVGFLISMVHLPEKMRAAMALSDHMQRQDIIEKHYNVAALLLMGTFLIVAVFYCLDALYGERRDRSILFWKSMPVSDLTVVLSKASVPLLLLPLLTWAITVVIQVIMLLLSTVALLTSGQSVAALWTHLPLIRMSVMLLYHLLFMHGLYYAPFYGWMLLVSAWARRAPLLWASLPLLAIGFVEKIAFNTSHFGAMLLARFVGGPAAIDYPAQSSAMQNMTPFTLAEFLLSPGLWIGLIVAAAFLAGAVRLRRYRDPI; encoded by the coding sequence ATGACCAGTCCATCGAACGCCACACTCGAGTCGTTGGGCTCACCGCGGATCCCTACCCCGGCCTCATCCGCGCCGCATCCCTTCTACTGGTCGGTTCGACGCGAACTGTGGGAGAACCGTTCTCTATATATTGCGCCTCTGGCAGTCGCCGCCCTTATTCTCGTCGGCTTTTTGATCAGCATGGTTCATCTGCCCGAAAAGATGCGGGCCGCAATGGCCCTGAGCGACCACATGCAGCGGCAGGACATCATCGAGAAGCACTATAACGTCGCTGCCCTTCTGCTCATGGGGACCTTTCTCATCGTCGCTGTCTTTTACTGCCTCGACGCGTTGTATGGCGAACGTCGCGATCGCAGCATCCTGTTCTGGAAGTCGATGCCGGTTTCCGATCTCACCGTCGTGCTCTCGAAGGCGAGCGTTCCACTCTTGCTTCTCCCGCTGCTCACCTGGGCGATCACTGTTGTCATCCAGGTGATCATGCTCCTCCTGAGCACGGTAGCTCTGCTGACCAGCGGTCAGAGCGTCGCTGCGCTCTGGACACATTTGCCCTTAATCCGGATGTCTGTAATGCTGCTGTACCACCTGCTATTCATGCACGGCCTCTACTACGCGCCCTTCTATGGCTGGATGTTGTTGGTCTCAGCCTGGGCGCGTCGCGCTCCCTTACTGTGGGCGAGTCTGCCACTGCTCGCCATCGGCTTCGTCGAAAAGATTGCCTTCAATACCTCGCATTTTGGCGCCATGCTTTTGGCCCGCTTCGTCGGCGGCCCCGCCGCAATTGATTACCCGGCGCAGAGCAGCGCCATGCAGAATATGACGCCATTTACCCTGGCCGAGTTCCTGCTGAGCCCTGGCCTTTGGATCGGATTAATCGTGGCCGCCGCATTCCTGGCAGGAGCGGTGCGCCTGCGCCGCTATCGCGATCCGATCTGA
- a CDS encoding DUF4256 domain-containing protein, whose product MKGAKTKNELSPQQREVLLGTLQARFEKNLNRHEGLEWAKVKARLEANPKKLWSLSEMEKTGGEPDLVGHYKTTAEYIFFDCSPESPKGRRSFCYDRAALDSRKEAKPKNNAMDAAAAMGIELLTEEQYQELQKLGAFDTKTSSWLQTPPAMRKLGGALFGDRRFGRVFLYHNGAESYYAGRGFRGWLRV is encoded by the coding sequence ATGAAAGGCGCTAAGACAAAAAACGAGTTGTCCCCGCAACAACGCGAAGTACTACTCGGAACATTGCAAGCCCGCTTTGAGAAAAACTTGAACCGCCATGAAGGTCTCGAGTGGGCCAAAGTAAAAGCCAGGCTGGAAGCGAATCCCAAAAAACTGTGGTCCCTCAGCGAAATGGAGAAAACTGGCGGCGAACCGGATCTGGTTGGTCACTATAAAACCACGGCCGAATACATCTTTTTTGATTGTTCTCCGGAAAGTCCGAAAGGCCGCAGAAGTTTTTGCTATGACCGCGCAGCGTTGGATTCCCGCAAAGAAGCTAAACCGAAAAACAACGCGATGGACGCGGCAGCCGCCATGGGCATTGAGCTGTTGACCGAAGAACAATATCAAGAGCTACAGAAACTCGGAGCTTTTGACACCAAGACGTCGAGTTGGCTGCAAACTCCGCCCGCTATGAGAAAACTCGGCGGCGCCCTCTTCGGCGATCGCCGCTTCGGCCGTGTCTTCCTCTATCACAATGGCGCAGAGTCCTACTATGCCGGCAGGGGGTTCCGTGGTTGGCTAAGAGTCTAA
- a CDS encoding dihydrofolate reductase family protein: MKSIITLHVVSSLDGFIAKKDNTISWMDSSDVYEKGVTDEGADAAQSEVLQSIDCYVLGSRTYEHALELGWPYGDTPTVVVTNRELRSTSTRKTVEFYSGDLKRLVDEILAPRYRNIWLVGGAILAQSFLKLGLLDEIRLMIAPVTLGDGLHLFGDSATEQQWHLKNVIAYKNGYVDLSYRR; the protein is encoded by the coding sequence ATGAAATCAATCATAACCCTGCACGTAGTCTCCAGCCTGGATGGCTTTATCGCCAAGAAGGACAACACGATTTCGTGGATGGACAGTTCCGACGTCTATGAAAAAGGGGTTACGGATGAGGGCGCTGACGCTGCCCAATCTGAGGTCCTCCAGTCGATCGACTGCTATGTGCTGGGTTCTCGCACCTATGAGCACGCGCTCGAACTCGGCTGGCCCTACGGCGATACTCCGACGGTCGTGGTCACAAATCGAGAACTGCGATCCACAAGCACAAGGAAGACCGTCGAGTTCTACTCCGGCGATCTCAAAAGATTGGTCGATGAGATACTCGCGCCTAGATACAGAAACATCTGGCTGGTGGGAGGTGCCATCTTAGCCCAGAGTTTTCTTAAGCTGGGCCTGCTGGACGAAATCCGATTGATGATCGCGCCGGTCACCTTGGGTGACGGACTGCATCTATTCGGTGATTCCGCTACCGAGCAGCAGTGGCATCTGAAAAACGTAATCGCGTACAAGAACGGCTATGTTGATTTATCGTACCGGCGCTAA
- a CDS encoding DUF1801 domain-containing protein codes for MKPTNHPNSEAASANITERIQNLGDWRGATLARLRQLIHDADPDIQEEWKWVKPTNPGTPIWSHDGIVCTGESYKQVVKLTFARGASLADPKKLFNSSLEGNTRRAIDIRQGEKIDEAAFKQLIRAAVKANSAARAQSAAKKRAAKKTHS; via the coding sequence ATGAAGCCGACCAATCATCCGAATAGCGAAGCCGCATCCGCGAACATCACCGAACGGATTCAGAACCTGGGGGACTGGCGCGGAGCGACCCTGGCTCGTCTGCGTCAGCTCATCCACGATGCCGACCCCGACATCCAGGAGGAGTGGAAATGGGTGAAGCCAACGAACCCCGGAACTCCCATCTGGTCGCATGACGGCATCGTCTGCACCGGAGAATCCTACAAGCAAGTGGTGAAGCTCACCTTCGCTCGCGGAGCCTCCCTCGCGGATCCGAAGAAGCTTTTCAATTCCAGCCTGGAAGGAAACACGCGGCGCGCCATCGATATTCGCCAAGGGGAGAAGATCGACGAAGCTGCTTTCAAACAACTCATTCGCGCCGCAGTGAAGGCCAACTCCGCGGCCCGCGCTCAGAGCGCCGCGAAGAAACGCGCAGCCAAAAAAACGCACAGCTAA